In one Streptomyces sp. T12 genomic region, the following are encoded:
- a CDS encoding FHA domain-containing protein — translation MPTCPNGHQSGSDDWCEVCGHRMAGAVPPPPPPPPPPGGGYGFPPPGGPGGPGGPGGPFGGPNTGQPGGPPPMSAVPEPELCPQCRTPREGGAPFCEECRWNFLTNTATSYTPAAPRTQAPGGPGLPSHFQQQSAPPPSFGGGDSYEYQGSRPSQVNRPAEPIPPFGAEPPGPGGAGGPGPGGSGGPGGMGPGGPGGPGGPGPGPGGFGAGPGGPGNPNPGGPGSHGGPGGPGGFGAGPGGPGNPNPGGPGAPGGPGGFGPGPGGPGGPGGNGPSGFGGDPSRSVPPPPGPTPPGGPGATSGAPQAFQQAGPGSPPAPPGFPQETHRPPQQGGPSFGGGDDWVISPPSSGPGAPGGPGPAQGGYGYPQPGSNQAPPPPGPGYPQQPTTWSATIGPDREYFMAMMQRSGPEAAGLNLPAYSPEQQRALTGNQVTIGRRRHSTGDTPDIDLSVPPEDPGVSHQHAVLVQQPDGTWAVVDQNSTNGTTVNGSEDPIQPFVPVPLQDGDRVHVGAWTTITIRRG, via the coding sequence ATGCCGACCTGCCCGAACGGACACCAGTCGGGTTCCGACGACTGGTGCGAGGTCTGCGGTCACCGCATGGCCGGTGCCGTACCTCCACCCCCTCCGCCGCCGCCCCCGCCCGGCGGTGGCTACGGCTTCCCGCCCCCCGGCGGTCCCGGTGGCCCTGGTGGCCCCGGCGGTCCGTTCGGTGGCCCGAACACCGGTCAGCCGGGTGGCCCGCCGCCCATGTCCGCCGTTCCGGAGCCGGAGCTCTGCCCGCAGTGCCGTACGCCGCGTGAGGGCGGTGCGCCGTTCTGCGAGGAGTGCCGGTGGAACTTCCTGACCAACACGGCGACGTCGTACACCCCTGCCGCCCCGCGCACCCAGGCGCCCGGCGGCCCGGGCCTGCCCTCCCACTTCCAGCAGCAGTCGGCCCCACCGCCGTCGTTCGGCGGCGGTGACTCGTACGAGTACCAGGGCTCGCGCCCGTCCCAGGTGAACCGCCCGGCGGAGCCGATCCCGCCGTTCGGCGCGGAGCCGCCGGGGCCCGGTGGCGCTGGCGGTCCTGGTCCCGGTGGGTCCGGCGGTCCCGGCGGCATGGGTCCTGGTGGACCCGGCGGTCCCGGTGGACCCGGTCCCGGCCCGGGCGGTTTCGGCGCGGGTCCCGGCGGTCCTGGCAACCCGAACCCCGGTGGTCCCGGTAGCCATGGTGGACCCGGCGGCCCGGGCGGCTTCGGCGCAGGCCCTGGCGGTCCTGGCAACCCCAACCCCGGTGGCCCCGGTGCCCCTGGCGGCCCCGGCGGCTTCGGCCCGGGCCCCGGCGGTCCCGGTGGTCCGGGAGGCAACGGCCCCTCCGGCTTCGGCGGCGACCCGTCGCGGTCGGTTCCGCCGCCGCCCGGCCCCACTCCGCCCGGCGGTCCGGGCGCGACCAGTGGTGCTCCGCAGGCGTTCCAGCAGGCCGGCCCCGGCAGCCCGCCGGCCCCGCCCGGGTTCCCGCAGGAGACTCACCGTCCTCCGCAGCAGGGCGGCCCGTCCTTCGGCGGCGGTGACGACTGGGTGATCTCGCCGCCGTCGTCGGGTCCCGGCGCTCCCGGTGGCCCCGGCCCCGCTCAGGGCGGGTACGGCTACCCGCAGCCCGGCTCGAACCAGGCCCCGCCGCCCCCCGGTCCCGGCTACCCGCAGCAGCCGACGACCTGGTCTGCGACCATCGGGCCGGACCGCGAGTACTTCATGGCGATGATGCAGCGCTCCGGCCCCGAGGCCGCGGGCCTGAACCTGCCCGCGTACTCGCCCGAGCAGCAGCGCGCCCTCACCGGCAACCAGGTCACCATCGGCCGCCGCCGCCACTCCACCGGCGACACCCCCGACATCGACCTGTCGGTGCCGCCGGAGGACCCGGGCGTCTCGCACCAGCACGCGGTCCTGGTCCAGCAGCCGGACGGCACCTGGGCGGTCGTCGACCAGAACTCGACGAACGGCACGACGGTGAACGGCTCCGAGGACCCGATCCAGCCCTTCGTGCCGGTACCGCTGCAGGACGGCGACCGGGTGCACGTGGGCGCGTGGACGACGATCACGATCCGGCGCGGCTAG
- a CDS encoding methyltransferase domain-containing protein, producing the protein MSAQDLGRDAEELADVAAAARAALVSEIDASGAWADDPVWREAFAAVPRHLFVPYYYVGVVGGYERRWGQSPDPAARERWVRGAYADIPLATRLRDGELLSSSSQPSLMAMMLVALEVEDGNRVLEIGAGTGYNAALLAHRLGDDDLVTTVDLEPDITESARQHLAAAGYHPVVVTGDGARGVPERAPFDRIIATCTLRSIPRAWLAQCRPGARILAPLATGLIALAVRDAEHAEGRFLHTPAYFVPLRGATRSEPERAQLGGLPRRARDDELFRFLLALTRGSLDPQEAYVLWEREGQPQRERYGITVSGEHEWAWLDDPEGAYAWALPG; encoded by the coding sequence ATGAGCGCGCAGGATCTCGGCAGGGACGCCGAGGAGCTCGCCGACGTCGCCGCCGCGGCGCGGGCCGCACTGGTCAGCGAGATCGACGCGAGCGGGGCATGGGCCGACGACCCGGTGTGGCGGGAGGCCTTCGCCGCCGTTCCGCGGCATCTGTTCGTGCCGTACTACTACGTCGGCGTCGTCGGCGGCTACGAGCGCCGCTGGGGTCAGAGTCCCGACCCGGCCGCACGCGAGCGCTGGGTGCGCGGTGCGTACGCGGACATCCCGCTGGCCACCCGGCTGCGCGACGGCGAGCTGCTCTCCTCCAGCAGCCAGCCGTCCCTGATGGCGATGATGCTGGTCGCGCTGGAGGTGGAGGACGGCAACAGGGTCCTGGAGATCGGCGCGGGCACGGGCTACAACGCCGCCCTCCTCGCCCACCGGCTCGGCGACGACGACCTCGTCACCACCGTCGACCTGGAGCCGGACATCACCGAGTCGGCCCGCCAGCACCTGGCCGCCGCCGGATACCACCCCGTCGTCGTCACCGGCGACGGCGCACGCGGCGTGCCCGAACGCGCCCCCTTCGACCGGATCATCGCGACCTGCACCCTGCGGTCGATCCCCCGCGCCTGGCTCGCCCAGTGCCGCCCCGGCGCCCGCATCCTGGCACCGCTCGCCACCGGCCTGATCGCCCTCGCCGTACGCGACGCCGAGCACGCCGAGGGGCGCTTCCTGCACACGCCCGCCTACTTCGTGCCGCTGCGCGGCGCGACCCGCTCCGAGCCGGAGCGCGCGCAACTGGGCGGACTGCCGCGCCGGGCCCGTGACGACGAGCTGTTCCGCTTCCTGCTGGCCCTGACCCGCGGCAGCCTCGATCCGCAGGAGGCGTACGTGCTGTGGGAGCGCGAGGGACAGCCACAGCGGGAGCGGTACGGGATCACCGTGAGCGGCGAGCACGAGTGGGCGTGGCTGGACGATCCCGAGGGGGCGTACGCCTGGGCGCTGCCCGGCTGA
- a CDS encoding globin — MGDVNEIRRGTLQEQTFYEQVGGEETFRRLVHRFYEGVAEDPLLRPMYPEEDLGPAAERLTFFLIQYWGGPTTYSENRGHPRLRMRHAPFTVDRAAHDAWLKHMRVAVDELGLSEEHERTLWNYLTYAAASMVNTAG, encoded by the coding sequence ATGGGTGATGTGAATGAGATTCGGCGCGGCACGCTTCAGGAGCAGACCTTCTACGAGCAGGTCGGCGGGGAGGAGACCTTCCGCCGGCTCGTCCACCGTTTCTACGAGGGTGTCGCCGAGGACCCGCTCCTGCGGCCCATGTACCCCGAGGAGGACCTGGGTCCGGCAGCGGAGCGCCTGACCTTCTTCCTGATCCAGTACTGGGGCGGCCCGACGACGTACAGCGAGAACCGCGGCCACCCCCGGCTGCGGATGCGCCACGCCCCCTTCACCGTCGACCGCGCGGCCCACGACGCCTGGCTGAAGCACATGCGGGTCGCCGTCGACGAGCTCGGCCTCTCCGAGGAGCACGAGCGGACGCTGTGGAACTACCTGACGTATGCGGCGGCGTCGATGGTGAACACGGCGGGCTGA
- a CDS encoding FadR/GntR family transcriptional regulator produces MSLSEELAERLLSEIIDGVYLPDAALPPEGELAEQSAVSRLTVREAVKQLRAQNVVRVVRGRGTYVNPPDRWTALEPVVRAASRSSQASLSERLIEARRLIENGATELAALRRDETDLAELREHLATMREAADEADTEKFVQADIDFHATVMRATGNLFVPLLFEPFGPLLAKGRRETSAVPQIRVNAIAHHEAVLAALESGDPDKAREAMNAHMNQTADDYRTHVAKPAE; encoded by the coding sequence ATGTCGCTCTCCGAAGAACTCGCCGAACGCCTGCTCAGCGAGATCATCGACGGCGTCTACCTGCCGGACGCCGCCCTCCCCCCGGAGGGCGAGCTCGCCGAGCAGTCCGCCGTGAGCCGCCTGACGGTGCGCGAGGCGGTCAAGCAGCTACGGGCACAGAACGTCGTCCGGGTGGTCCGCGGGCGCGGTACCTATGTGAACCCGCCGGACCGCTGGACGGCACTGGAGCCGGTGGTGCGTGCCGCGTCCCGCTCCTCCCAGGCCTCGCTCTCCGAGCGGCTCATCGAGGCCCGGCGCCTCATCGAGAACGGTGCGACGGAACTGGCCGCGCTGCGCCGCGACGAAACCGACCTCGCGGAGCTGCGGGAACACCTCGCCACGATGCGGGAGGCCGCGGACGAGGCCGACACGGAGAAGTTCGTGCAGGCCGACATCGACTTCCACGCCACGGTGATGCGGGCGACGGGCAACCTCTTCGTCCCCCTCCTCTTCGAACCCTTCGGTCCCCTCCTGGCCAAGGGCCGCCGCGAGACCTCCGCGGTCCCCCAGATCCGCGTCAACGCCATCGCCCACCACGAGGCGGTCCTTGCGGCCCTGGAATCCGGCGACCCCGACAAGGCCCGCGAGGCGATGAACGCCCATATGAACCAGACTGCCGACGACTATCGGACGCACGTGGCGAAGCCGGCCGAGTAG
- a CDS encoding four-carbon acid sugar kinase family protein, giving the protein MRNVSPAEVAARLRTAPRLAVLDDDPTGTQTVKDIPVLTTWTVEDLRWALRQNSPAFFVLTNTRSLSPQDAATRNREVARALNEASRAEEIPYVIASRGDSTLRGHFPLETDVLTEELTAAGAAPDGVVLVPAYIEAGRLTVDSTHWMRTPQGLLPVGESEFARDATFGYTSSALPDWVEEKTKGRTPADKVLRITLTDLRTGGPAHVAARLATLRDGATAVVDAVCDDDLRVLTLALAEAEENGTRLLYRVGPSFVRARAGQPAHPPLTAAELHPLRAPDAPHGLIVVGSHVSLTTRQLNHLRDSTGDLAEHELDVAQLLDPAARGRHIHEIADKAAASLATADTVIRTTRTVVTATDPDESLAISRSVSAALVETVRLITSARRPAFVVAKGGITSSDTATHGLEIRRAWARGTLLPGIVSLWQPVDGPAAGVPYIVFAGNVGGEAALADALALLRSAA; this is encoded by the coding sequence GTGAGGAATGTCAGCCCCGCCGAGGTGGCCGCCCGTCTGCGAACGGCCCCCCGCCTGGCCGTCCTCGACGACGACCCCACCGGCACCCAGACCGTCAAGGACATCCCGGTCCTCACCACCTGGACCGTCGAGGACCTCCGCTGGGCCCTCCGCCAGAACAGCCCCGCCTTCTTCGTCCTCACCAACACCCGCAGCCTCTCCCCCCAGGACGCCGCCACCCGCAACCGCGAAGTGGCCCGCGCCCTGAACGAGGCCTCCCGGGCCGAGGAGATCCCGTACGTCATCGCCTCCCGCGGCGACTCCACCCTGCGCGGTCACTTCCCCCTCGAAACCGACGTCCTCACCGAGGAGTTGACGGCAGCAGGCGCCGCCCCCGACGGCGTCGTCCTGGTCCCCGCCTACATCGAGGCCGGACGCCTGACGGTCGACTCGACCCACTGGATGCGCACGCCGCAAGGCCTGCTCCCCGTCGGCGAGAGCGAGTTCGCGAGGGACGCCACCTTCGGCTACACCTCCTCCGCCCTCCCCGACTGGGTCGAGGAGAAGACCAAGGGCCGCACGCCCGCCGACAAGGTCCTGCGCATCACGCTCACCGACCTGCGCACCGGCGGCCCCGCCCACGTCGCCGCCCGCCTGGCCACCCTCCGCGACGGGGCCACGGCCGTCGTGGACGCGGTCTGCGACGACGACCTACGCGTCCTGACCCTCGCCCTGGCCGAGGCCGAGGAGAACGGCACCCGTCTCCTGTACCGAGTGGGCCCTTCCTTCGTCCGCGCCCGTGCGGGACAGCCCGCCCATCCCCCGCTCACCGCCGCCGAACTCCACCCCCTGCGCGCCCCCGACGCCCCGCACGGCCTGATCGTCGTCGGCTCCCACGTCTCGCTCACCACCCGCCAGCTGAACCACCTCCGCGACTCCACCGGCGACCTGGCCGAACACGAACTCGACGTCGCCCAGCTCCTCGACCCCGCGGCCCGGGGCAGGCACATCCACGAGATCGCCGACAAGGCGGCGGCCTCCCTCGCGACGGCCGACACCGTCATCCGCACCACCCGCACGGTCGTCACGGCCACCGACCCGGACGAGAGCCTGGCCATCTCCCGCAGCGTCTCCGCGGCCCTCGTCGAGACGGTCCGCCTGATCACGTCGGCCCGTCGCCCCGCGTTCGTCGTCGCGAAGGGCGGCATCACCTCCAGCGACACCGCGACCCACGGCCTGGAGATCCGCCGAGCCTGGGCCCGCGGCACCCTCCTCCCCGGCATCGTCTCCCTCTGGCAGCCCGTCGACGGTCCCGCAGCCGGCGTCCCCTACATCGTGTTCGCCGGCAACGTCGGCGGCGAGGCGGCCCTCGCCGACGCCCTGGCCCTGCTGAGGAGCGCCGCCTGA
- a CDS encoding class II fructose-bisphosphate aldolase, which translates to MLLTGPEGLKALTTAYETGRALPGFVAYNLETVQGIVAAAEANPAHPVVLQAGSSPFKHAGREPLMRLALDAAADSHAALGVHLDHSRDLDEITACLKAGYTSVMVDGSHLPFAENIALTREAVRRARDHGAWVEAELGALAGDEDVSTDADAATAAMTDPAQAAEFVTETGVDALAVAVGNVHGFTATPVRLDLDRLSAIHLAVPVPLVLHGASGLPEHQLLGALTRGVAKINVNAELRRAYLQAVSAELPTALPGSDVVSLWSAGRNAVAAAASRIIGQLT; encoded by the coding sequence ATGCTGCTCACCGGACCCGAGGGCCTGAAGGCCCTGACCACGGCCTACGAAACCGGCCGCGCCCTTCCCGGATTCGTGGCGTACAACCTGGAGACCGTCCAGGGCATAGTCGCGGCGGCGGAGGCGAACCCCGCCCACCCCGTAGTGCTCCAGGCAGGCTCAAGCCCCTTCAAACACGCGGGCCGCGAACCGCTCATGCGCCTGGCCCTGGACGCGGCGGCCGACTCCCACGCCGCCCTGGGCGTCCACCTGGACCACAGCCGCGACCTGGACGAGATCACGGCCTGTCTGAAGGCCGGCTATACGTCCGTCATGGTCGACGGCTCCCACCTCCCCTTCGCCGAGAACATCGCCCTGACCAGGGAGGCGGTCCGTCGAGCTCGCGACCATGGCGCCTGGGTGGAGGCCGAGCTGGGCGCCCTCGCGGGAGACGAGGACGTGTCGACCGACGCCGACGCGGCCACGGCGGCGATGACGGACCCGGCTCAGGCCGCCGAGTTCGTGACGGAAACGGGCGTGGACGCACTGGCAGTGGCGGTGGGCAACGTCCATGGCTTCACGGCCACGCCAGTACGCCTCGACCTGGACCGCCTGTCGGCCATCCACCTCGCCGTCCCCGTCCCTCTGGTCCTCCACGGCGCCAGCGGCCTCCCCGAACACCAGCTCCTCGGTGCCCTGACCCGAGGCGTCGCCAAGATCAACGTCAACGCCGAACTGCGCCGCGCCTATCTGCAGGCGGTGAGCGCCGAACTCCCCACGGCACTCCCCGGTTCGGACGTGGTGAGCCTCTGGTCGGCAGGCCGGAACGCGGTCGCAGCCGCGGCCTCCCGAATCATCGGGCAACTCACCTAG